The Thioalkalivibrio sulfidiphilus HL-EbGr7 genome includes a window with the following:
- the rsmI gene encoding 16S rRNA (cytidine(1402)-2'-O)-methyltransferase produces the protein MVATPIGNLGDMSPRAREVLAAVDRVAAEDTRRTGALLTHFGIKARQISLHEHNELEQVPALVARLEAGESIALVSDAGTPLISDPGYRLVAAARAAGIRVSPVPGPVAAMAALSVSGLPSDRFVFEGFLPAKGGARRQRLEALAGDPRTLIFYESSHRIAACLDDMAAVLGGERRAVVARELTKTFEQVQDGHLAELVAWLASNEDHGKGEFVVLVAGAPEASDAGVGPEAQRVLRLLLEELPVKKAAKLAAEITGVGKNLLYARAVEMKSG, from the coding sequence GTGGTGGCCACGCCCATCGGCAACCTGGGGGACATGAGCCCCCGTGCCCGGGAGGTGCTCGCCGCCGTGGACCGGGTGGCCGCCGAGGACACCCGGCGCACCGGCGCGCTGCTGACCCACTTCGGCATCAAGGCCCGGCAGATCAGCCTGCACGAGCACAACGAACTGGAGCAGGTGCCCGCCCTGGTGGCGAGGCTTGAGGCCGGCGAATCCATCGCCCTGGTCTCCGATGCCGGCACGCCGCTGATCAGCGACCCGGGCTACCGCCTGGTGGCCGCCGCCCGTGCCGCCGGCATCCGGGTCTCGCCCGTGCCGGGCCCCGTGGCCGCCATGGCGGCCCTGTCGGTGAGCGGGCTGCCCTCGGACCGCTTCGTGTTCGAGGGCTTCCTGCCCGCCAAGGGCGGCGCCCGACGCCAGCGGCTGGAGGCGCTGGCCGGCGATCCCCGCACGCTCATCTTCTACGAATCCAGCCACCGCATCGCCGCCTGCCTGGATGACATGGCCGCCGTGCTGGGCGGTGAGCGCCGTGCCGTGGTGGCCCGGGAACTGACCAAGACCTTCGAGCAGGTACAGGACGGGCATCTCGCGGAGCTGGTCGCCTGGCTTGCGAGCAACGAAGATCACGGCAAGGGCGAGTTCGTGGTGCTCGTCGCCGGTGCCCCGGAGGCAAGCGATGCGGGCGTCGGCCCCGAGGCGCAACGGGTGCTGCGCCTGCTGCTCGAAGAACTGCCGGTGAAGAAGGCGGCGAAGCTGGCCGCCGAGATCACGGGGGTGGGGAAGAATCTCTTGTATGCGCGGGCGGTGGAGATGAAGTCGGGGTGA
- the mraZ gene encoding division/cell wall cluster transcriptional repressor MraZ translates to MFRGVANLNLDTKGRMAMPSRYRDRLVETCEGRLVITVDRDGCLLVYPQPEWERIEQALMSRPNMDRQVRRLQRLLVGHATECELDGQGRILLPPPLRDYAGLDKRVVLVGQGNKFELWDEDTWVKSRDEWFKEEDETAEPSAVLESLSL, encoded by the coding sequence GTGTTTCGAGGGGTCGCCAATCTCAACCTGGATACCAAGGGGCGCATGGCCATGCCGTCCCGGTATCGCGATCGCCTCGTGGAAACCTGCGAGGGGCGCCTGGTGATCACCGTGGACCGCGATGGCTGTCTGCTGGTCTATCCCCAGCCCGAGTGGGAGCGCATCGAGCAGGCCCTCATGTCCCGCCCCAACATGGACCGCCAGGTGCGCCGTCTGCAGCGCCTGCTGGTGGGTCATGCCACCGAGTGCGAGCTGGACGGCCAGGGGCGCATCCTGCTGCCGCCGCCGCTGCGCGACTACGCGGGCCTCGACAAGCGCGTGGTGCTGGTGGGGCAGGGCAACAAGTTCGAGCTCTGGGACGAGGACACCTGGGTCAAGAGCCGGGATGAGTGGTTCAAGGAAGAGGACGAGACCGCGGAGCCGAGCGCGGTACTGGAGAGCCTGTCCCTGTGA